AGCCCCGGCTCCGCCGCCAGCAGGGGTTCCACCGAGGGCCGGATGCGGTCGACGATCGCACGCAGGTTCCGCGAGTGGGCGTCGGGCGGGCGACCCAGGGTCTCGAGCGTGGCCAGGATCGCGCCGCATTCGGAATGGCCCAGCACCACGACCAGGCGCGTGCCGTACTGCTCCGCCGCGAACTCGACGCTGCCGACCTGCGACGGGGCGACGATGTTGCCCGCGACCCGGATGACGAACAGGTCGCCGAGTCCCTGGTCGAAGACGAGTTCCGCCGGCACCCGCGAATCGGAGCAGCCGAGGATGATGGCGTGCGGTTCCTGGCCGGCCGTCAGTTCGAGGCGGCGGGCCTGCCGCACCCGCGGGTCGCAGTTGCGGACCTCGCTCACGAAGCGGCGGTTGCCTTCGCGCAGGCGCTCAAGCGCCTGGTGCGCCGATATCATCGTGGACCTCCGTTTCTTGGACCGCCGCCCTCGCGATGCCCTTCAGCATGCCGCCGAACACCAGCTGGTGCACCGGGAAGAGCGCGTACCAGTAGACCCGGCCGAAGAGCCCCACCGGGTCGAAGATCGCGGTCTGCCGGATCGTCGAGCCCCGGCCGTCGCCCTCGACCTCGAACTCCAGCCACGCCCGCCCGGGCAGCTTCATCTCGGCGGCGAGCCGCAGGCGGCGGCCCGGCTCCAGCGCCTCGACGCGCCACCAGTCGACGGCGTCGCCCACGCGCAGCGTCGTCGGCGAGGTCCTCCCCCGCCTGACGCCCACGCCGCCGACGAGCAGGTCGAGGAACCCCCGCAGCCGCCACAACGGATTCCACGCGTACCACCCCGTGGCGCCGCCGATCCTCTCGACGGGCGCGAAGGCGGCCGCGGGCGGGACCGGCACGTTCCTCGTGCGCGAATCGACCAACCGGGAGCCGAACTGCACGCCGCCCCACGCCGGCGGCGCGCCCGACGAGGAAAGGGCGTCGGACCAGCGCGTCGCCGCGTAGTGGCGTTCCTCGCTGGCGAAAGCCCGGCGCACCGCCTCTTCGACGCCCACCGGTCTGACGGCGAAGACCGTGAGCGCGGCGTTGTCCCGGACCACCGTGGGGTGGACGATGCTCTCGATGAGCTTGCGGCCGATCCGCGCGTACAGCGGCGTGACCAGCCCCAGCCACAGGCTGGACAGGTACGGGGTCAGGACCGGCACCGGGATCATGCGCAGCCGCAGCCCGCGATGCCGCGCGTACACGCGCATGATGTCCGCGTAGGACACCTGG
This portion of the bacterium genome encodes:
- a CDS encoding carbonic anhydrase, giving the protein MISAHQALERLREGNRRFVSEVRNCDPRVRQARRLELTAGQEPHAIILGCSDSRVPAELVFDQGLGDLFVIRVAGNIVAPSQVGSVEFAAEQYGTRLVVVLGHSECGAILATLETLGRPPDAHSRNLRAIVDRIRPSVEPLLAAEPGLRPAELVQRAVRANIRVSADHLRHGSAILEKLIREDGLLVVGADYSLETGVVDFFDGAP
- a CDS encoding SDR family oxidoreductase — translated: MNAAAPSGVVLLTGASGYVGGRLLKLLEERGRSVRCLARRPEALWPRVGPSTEVVAGDVLDRPSLDAALRGIRAAFYLVHSMGASGSFVEADRLAARNFGAAARAAGVERIIYLGGLGCEEEELSPHLRSRQEVGRILRESGVPVLEFRASIVIGSGSLSFEMIRSLVERLPVMITPRWVKVPAQPIAIDDLLEYLAAGLALPVAACRVYEIGGADQVSYADIMRVYARHRGLRLRMIPVPVLTPYLSSLWLGLVTPLYARIGRKLIESIVHPTVVRDNAALTVFAVRPVGVEEAVRRAFASEERHYAATRWSDALSSSGAPPAWGGVQFGSRLVDSRTRNVPVPPAAAFAPVERIGGATGWYAWNPLWRLRGFLDLLVGGVGVRRGRTSPTTLRVGDAVDWWRVEALEPGRRLRLAAEMKLPGRAWLEFEVEGDGRGSTIRQTAIFDPVGLFGRVYWYALFPVHQLVFGGMLKGIARAAVQETEVHDDIGAPGA